The Castanea sativa cultivar Marrone di Chiusa Pesio chromosome 11, ASM4071231v1 genome contains a region encoding:
- the LOC142617586 gene encoding plasmodesmata-located protein 8: MLRSLQLHSTHKTILVLRLLCLLFLLSSLSSHGYPVKAHIFIYAGCSQEKYQPNSPFEANVNSFLASLASSSSQVSYNSLAIGNGSSPQADGSIYGLFQCRGDLKILDCSQCIQSAVTQIGLVCPYSYGASLQLEGCYIRYEHVDFLGKLDTSLRHTKCSKSSVSSDVDFFRRRDDVLADLQGTTGFRVSSSGLVEGFAQCLGDLNPTDCSSCLADAVGKLKTVCGSASASDVYLAQCYARYWASGYYDSSSDSASEDQVGKTVAIIVGVLAGVAVLIVLLSVCRKKMG, translated from the exons atgttgAGAAGCCTTCAATTACACTCCACTCACAAAACAATCTTAGTTCTGAGACTTCTTTGTCTATTATTTCTCTTGTCTTCTCTTAGTAGCCATGGATACCCTGTCAAAGCTCACATATTCATCTATGCAGGCTGCTCCCAAGAAAAATACCAACCCAATTCACCTTTTGAAGCAAACGTCAACTCTTTTTTAGCATCACTTGCAAGCTCGTCTTCTCAAGTGTCATACAATAGCCTAGCTATAGGAAATGGAAGCTCTCCACAAGCTGATGGCAGCATATATGGGTTATTCCAGTGTAGGGGAGATTTGAAGATTTTGGACTGCTCCCAATGCATTCAAAGTGCTGTTACTCAAATAGGTTTGGTTTGTCCTTACTCTTATGGGGCTTCTTTGCAGCTTGAAGGGTGCTACATAAGATACGAGCATGTTGATTTCTTGGGAAAGCTTGACACAAGTCTTAGGCACACAAAGTGTAGTAAAAGTAGTGTAAGTAGTGATGTTGATTTCTTTAGACGTAGAGATGATGTTCTTGCCGACTTGCAAGGGACAACTGGGTTTAGAGTGAGTAGTTCAGGTTTGGTTGAAGGTTTTGCACAGTGTttgggggatttgaacccaacTGATTGCTCTTCTTGCCTTGCTGATGCTGTTGGAAAGTTAAAGACTGTGTGTGGATCAGCTTCTGCATCGGACGTGTATTTGGCGCAGTGTTATGCTCGGTACTGGGCATCTGGCTATTATGATTCCTCTTCAG ATTCTGCTAGCGAGGACCAAGTGGGAAAAACAGTAGCAATTATCGTTGGTGTACTTGCAGGTGTAGCTGTTTTGATTGTTCTTCTGTCGGTTTGCCGAAAAAAAATGG GTTAA
- the LOC142616561 gene encoding uncharacterized protein LOC142616561, producing the protein MAFRGNSYWKSMLIRQLGGNRSFATSTAPKFAPTVDAAHADNSSISRLGLKFELAPMYVLLGMVGVGVTIGIHTMKQQLMHSPTVRVNKKRRVSVPEVEDPEAIINNSDKFVRHSFLRKVAHIQDHKPVLPDASRTNPYTRWNFVIRTY; encoded by the exons atggCTTTCAGGGGAAAT AGCTACTGGAAATCAATGCTAATCCGACAACTAGGAGGAAACCGATCGTTTGCAACATCAACTGCTCCCAAATTTGCACCAACTGTTGATGCTGCTCATGCAGATAATAGCTCAATTTCCAG GCTGGGTTTGAAGTTTGAGTTAGCCCCAATGTATGTGCTGCTGGGAATGGTTGGGGTAGGTGTGACTATTGGGATTCATACGATGAAACAGCAGCTCATGCATTCCCCAACGGTTCGCGTCAACAAGAAGAGGAGGGTATCCGTGCCGGAGGTAGAGGATCCGGAAGCTATTATCAACAATTCTGATAAGTTCGTGAGACATTCTTTCCTCAGGAAGGTGGCTCACATTCAGGATCACAAACCTGTCCTCCCTGATGCCAGCCGCACCAACCCATATACTCG GTGGAATTTTGTGATCCGAACATACTAA